A single window of Labeo rohita strain BAU-BD-2019 chromosome 4, IGBB_LRoh.1.0, whole genome shotgun sequence DNA harbors:
- the zcrb1 gene encoding zinc finger CCHC-type and RNA-binding motif-containing protein 1, translated as MSGGLAPSKSTVYVSNIPFSLTNSDLHKLCTKYGKVVKVTVVKDKQTRMSKGVAFVLFLDRESAHNCARSLNNKQLFGRTVKASIAIDNGRAAEFIRRRNYTDKSKCYECGEGGHLSYACPKNLLGEREPPPKKEKKKKKKMQQPEEPEPEDSEEEGEDPALDSLSQAIAFQQARIEEEEKRRKQVTEDMSQASTSEDTHKPRIKKSAYFSDEEELSD; from the exons atgagtGGTGGTTTAGCGCCCAGCAAAAGCACTGTTTATGTATCTAACATCCCATTCTCCTTGACAAACAGCGATTTGCACAAG TTGTGCACAAAATATGGCAAGGTAGTGAA GGTGACGGTTGTCAAAGACAAGCAGACACGGATGAGTAAAGGAGTGGCGTTTGTGCTGTTTCTAGACAGAGAGTCTGCTCATAATTGCGCCCGATCGCTAAACAACAAACAG TTGTTTGGGAGAACGGTGAAGGCCAGCATCGCTATCGACAATGGGAGAGCTGCAGAATTCATCAGAAGGAGAAACTACACAGATAAATCCAAATGTTATGAATGTGGG GAAGGAGGACACTTGAGTTACGCTTGTCCTAAAAATTTACTTGGAGAGAGAGAACCTCCacctaaaaaagaaaagaaaaagaagaaaaagatgcagCAGCCTGAGGAGCC agAACCAGAGGACAGTGAGGAAGAAGGAGAGGACCCAGCTTTGGACAGTTTAAGTCAGGCAATTGCTTTCCAG CAAGCACGCAttgaggaggaggagaagagaAGGAAGCAGGTCACAGAGGATATGTCTCAAGCATCTACATCAGAGGACACCCACAAACCCAGGATCAAAAAGAGCGCCTACTTCAGTGACGAGGAGGAGCTCAGTGACTGA